A section of the Kribbella sp. HUAS MG21 genome encodes:
- a CDS encoding nuclear transport factor 2 family protein, whose product MDELNGRSAREVLDDHLNIANDWVGGTFEEILAEDLRRNVAEDIVILINRGTFRGHEGVRELAFMLADELPEHAAFEYTYVAAEGNIGFLEWTYQDSKVQVRDGADSYVIEGGKIVAQTIHYTVEPR is encoded by the coding sequence GTGGACGAGTTGAACGGGCGGTCGGCACGTGAGGTCCTGGACGACCATCTGAACATCGCGAACGACTGGGTGGGCGGCACGTTCGAGGAGATCCTCGCCGAGGATCTGCGGCGGAACGTGGCCGAGGACATCGTGATCCTGATCAACCGGGGGACGTTCCGCGGGCACGAGGGGGTGCGGGAGCTCGCGTTCATGCTCGCCGACGAACTGCCGGAGCATGCGGCGTTCGAGTACACGTACGTGGCCGCCGAGGGCAACATCGGGTTCCTGGAGTGGACGTATCAGGACTCGAAGGTGCAGGTCCGCGACGGTGCCGACTCGTACGTGATCGAGGGCGGCAAGATCGTTGCGCAGACCATCCACTACACCGTCGAGCCGCGGTGA
- a CDS encoding neutral zinc metallopeptidase, whose amino-acid sequence MNPRGLIWTCAVAVLLLSGCTPNNTMTDADAAAASEAAKARAGVPTESSTSGSDSTAPASAPPQPAALARNPIYRVGKLPAAGCVEPPYEATSLANVRAYFTQYLGCLNKAWAPAIRKAGFTFTPPKLVVVLGQSPSSPCDVDDGRDYYCGGTIYMDAATHIQLSREDPEEARAWMALEIGHEYGHHVQALTGMLTALYNRRLTLNGVDAHLEDNRRMELQASCFSGVYIGADRKHFPVTPEWLDVWSVVIRNTIDSQHDHGKGENHGHWTTAGLDAADPGACNTYPVASSLVS is encoded by the coding sequence GTGAACCCACGGGGCCTGATCTGGACCTGCGCAGTCGCAGTCCTCCTCCTGTCCGGCTGCACGCCGAACAACACGATGACCGACGCCGACGCGGCCGCTGCCTCGGAGGCCGCGAAGGCGCGTGCCGGTGTGCCGACTGAGTCCAGTACGTCGGGGAGCGACTCGACGGCACCGGCCTCCGCACCGCCGCAGCCCGCCGCACTCGCGCGCAACCCGATCTACCGGGTCGGGAAACTGCCGGCGGCGGGGTGCGTGGAGCCGCCGTACGAGGCGACCTCCCTGGCGAACGTGCGAGCCTACTTCACGCAGTACCTCGGCTGCCTGAACAAGGCCTGGGCACCGGCGATCCGGAAGGCGGGCTTCACGTTCACACCGCCGAAGCTCGTGGTCGTGCTCGGCCAGTCGCCGTCGTCCCCCTGCGACGTCGACGACGGGCGGGACTACTACTGCGGCGGGACGATCTACATGGATGCCGCGACGCACATCCAGCTCAGCCGCGAGGACCCCGAGGAGGCACGGGCCTGGATGGCGCTGGAGATCGGGCACGAGTACGGGCACCACGTCCAGGCACTCACCGGCATGTTGACCGCGCTGTACAACCGCCGGCTCACGCTGAACGGCGTCGACGCACATCTCGAGGACAACCGACGGATGGAGTTGCAGGCGTCCTGCTTCAGCGGCGTCTACATCGGTGCCGACCGCAAGCACTTCCCGGTGACCCCCGAGTGGCTCGATGTCTGGAGCGTGGTCATCCGGAACACGATCGACTCCCAGCATGACCACGGCAAGGGCGAGAACCACGGCCACTGGACGACCGCCGGGCTGGACGCCGCCGACCCGGGCGCCTGCAACACCTACCCCGTCGCCTCGTCACTCGTCAGCTGA
- a CDS encoding DUF427 domain-containing protein: MSAYPEVLVPPGGTAPVPRRIRAMLDGRVVLDTTDAIYLWEFPPYPQYYVPLADVADGVLADTGETKEFAHGVARVHTAGSGHAWMYDEGVAKDRVRFQWDALDSWYEEDEEVFVHPRNPYARVDAVKSTRRIQVAANDQVLAESDATVIVFETGLPPRYYFPRTAVNFEHLTPTDKITACPYKGRTSAYWSLPDVPDLAWSYDFPTAPLLPIAGHVAFFDENVDITIDGVPQERPVTPFSNPAQRPTDGNVNTR; encoded by the coding sequence ATGAGCGCCTACCCGGAAGTTCTGGTTCCGCCCGGTGGTACCGCGCCGGTGCCGCGGCGGATCCGTGCGATGCTCGACGGCCGCGTCGTCCTCGACACGACGGACGCGATCTACCTGTGGGAGTTCCCGCCGTACCCGCAGTACTACGTCCCGCTCGCGGACGTCGCCGACGGGGTGCTGGCCGACACCGGCGAGACGAAGGAGTTCGCGCACGGTGTGGCGCGCGTGCACACCGCGGGATCCGGGCACGCCTGGATGTACGACGAGGGCGTCGCAAAGGACCGCGTCCGGTTCCAGTGGGACGCGCTGGACAGCTGGTACGAAGAAGACGAGGAAGTCTTCGTCCATCCGCGGAACCCGTACGCCCGCGTGGACGCGGTGAAGTCGACCCGGCGGATTCAGGTGGCCGCGAACGACCAGGTCCTCGCCGAGTCGGACGCGACGGTCATCGTGTTCGAGACCGGGCTACCGCCGCGGTACTACTTCCCCCGCACAGCCGTGAACTTCGAGCACCTGACACCGACCGACAAGATCACCGCCTGCCCGTACAAGGGCCGCACCTCGGCGTACTGGTCGCTCCCGGACGTCCCCGACCTCGCCTGGTCCTACGACTTCCCCACCGCGCCCCTGCTCCCCATCGCCGGCCACGTCGCGTTCTTCGACGAGAACGTCGACATCACCATCGACGGCGTACCGCAGGAGCGGCCGGTCACCCCGTTCTCGAACCCAGCTCAGCGACCAACCGATGGAAATGTGAACACTCGGTGA
- a CDS encoding SulP family inorganic anion transporter produces the protein MPTTSHSPPTSGERLSWKPILHHDLPASLVVFLIAIPLSLGIAAASGAPLIAGLVAAVIGGVVAGALGGSTLQVSGPAAGLTVIVAELVQQFGWAATAAITCAAGLLQIVLGVTRIGRWALSLSPAVVHGMLAGIGITIAVQQLHVVLGGTAQSSLIANITALPAQLVAHHGHSVAAGVLTVAVVLAWPRIPKAKAIPAPLVAVVAVTALAAVAMPDVARVDLPDDPLRSLILPAMPDGTPLEIATAVLTIALVASVESLLSAVAVDKLHRGPRSNLDRELIGQGAANAVSGALGGMPVTGVIVRSSTNVAAGARTRASAIMHGLWIAAFVLAAGSMLELIPMAALAGVLLVTGLRLVQLAHIRTLRRHDELLVYVVTALGVGVLGLAEGVLLGLVLALLRVLYRLARATVTATEVDGVWVVRIRGALVFLGVASLVRTLRSIPAGAAVRVELTVDHLDHAAQEAIEDWRRGHVARGGSVEVCRAGSDEAPLRALLAKLAAEGQQPAHLFITCADSRIVPTMITTSGPGDQFCVRNIGNLVPPKGSNSSSVDAAIEYAVDVLGVRSIVVCGHSSCGAAAAALAADVPEGSGLENWLRHLEPSVRRALALPDIVDPATGVPLSAADKLSVANVAVQLENLRSFPSVRRAETEGRLELIGLWFDIGAATARLVLDRAPYLVRADAELSKIRSSGTASAIATNPSSQ, from the coding sequence GTGCCGACCACTTCCCATTCCCCACCGACTTCCGGCGAACGCCTGTCCTGGAAGCCCATTCTCCACCACGACCTGCCGGCCTCGCTGGTCGTGTTCCTGATCGCGATCCCGCTCTCGCTCGGGATCGCCGCCGCCTCCGGCGCCCCGCTGATCGCCGGCCTGGTGGCCGCCGTGATCGGCGGCGTCGTCGCCGGCGCCCTCGGCGGCTCCACCCTCCAGGTCAGCGGGCCGGCCGCGGGCCTGACGGTGATCGTCGCGGAGCTCGTCCAGCAGTTCGGCTGGGCCGCGACGGCCGCCATCACCTGCGCCGCCGGGCTGCTGCAGATCGTGCTCGGCGTCACCCGGATCGGCCGCTGGGCGTTGTCGCTCTCGCCGGCCGTGGTGCACGGCATGCTCGCCGGGATCGGCATCACGATCGCCGTCCAGCAGTTGCACGTGGTGCTCGGCGGTACGGCGCAGAGCTCGCTGATCGCCAACATCACGGCGCTGCCCGCGCAGCTCGTCGCACACCACGGCCACTCGGTCGCGGCCGGCGTACTGACGGTCGCCGTCGTCCTGGCATGGCCCAGAATCCCCAAGGCCAAGGCGATTCCGGCGCCTCTCGTTGCCGTCGTCGCGGTCACCGCGCTTGCCGCCGTCGCCATGCCGGACGTCGCGCGCGTCGACCTCCCGGACGATCCGCTGCGGAGCCTGATCCTGCCGGCGATGCCCGACGGCACCCCGCTCGAGATCGCCACCGCCGTACTGACGATCGCCCTGGTCGCCAGTGTCGAGTCGCTGTTGTCGGCCGTTGCCGTCGACAAGCTTCATCGCGGACCGCGGAGCAACCTCGATCGCGAGCTGATCGGTCAGGGCGCGGCCAACGCGGTCTCCGGTGCGCTCGGCGGCATGCCCGTCACCGGCGTGATCGTGCGCTCGTCCACCAACGTCGCGGCCGGGGCGCGCACCCGCGCCTCGGCGATCATGCACGGCCTGTGGATCGCGGCCTTCGTGCTCGCGGCGGGGTCGATGCTCGAACTCATCCCGATGGCCGCGCTGGCCGGCGTACTGCTCGTCACCGGGCTCCGGCTCGTCCAACTCGCCCACATCCGCACGCTACGCCGGCACGACGAGTTGCTCGTGTACGTCGTGACCGCGCTCGGCGTCGGCGTACTGGGGCTGGCCGAAGGGGTCCTGCTCGGTCTGGTGCTCGCGCTGCTCCGGGTGCTGTATCGCCTCGCGCGAGCCACCGTGACTGCGACCGAGGTGGACGGCGTGTGGGTCGTACGGATCCGTGGCGCCCTGGTGTTCCTCGGCGTCGCGTCGCTGGTCCGGACGTTGCGCTCGATCCCGGCCGGAGCGGCGGTCCGCGTAGAGCTAACGGTGGACCACCTCGACCATGCGGCCCAGGAGGCGATCGAGGACTGGCGGCGCGGGCACGTCGCGCGCGGCGGTTCGGTCGAGGTGTGTCGCGCCGGGTCCGACGAGGCCCCGCTGCGCGCGCTGCTGGCGAAGCTCGCGGCCGAGGGCCAGCAGCCGGCGCACCTGTTCATCACCTGTGCGGACTCGCGGATCGTGCCCACGATGATCACCACCAGCGGGCCGGGTGACCAGTTCTGCGTGCGGAACATCGGGAATCTCGTGCCGCCGAAGGGATCGAACAGCAGCTCGGTCGACGCCGCGATCGAGTACGCCGTCGATGTTCTGGGCGTGCGGTCGATCGTGGTCTGCGGTCACTCGTCCTGCGGCGCCGCGGCGGCAGCGCTCGCCGCCGACGTACCGGAAGGGTCCGGGCTGGAGAACTGGCTGCGGCATCTGGAGCCGTCGGTCCGGCGGGCGCTCGCGCTGCCGGACATCGTGGATCCGGCGACCGGGGTGCCGTTGTCCGCGGCGGACAAGCTGTCGGTCGCGAACGTCGCCGTACAGCTGGAGAACCTGCGCAGCTTCCCGTCCGTGCGCAGGGCGGAGACCGAAGGACGGCTCGAGCTGATCGGGTTGTGGTTCGACATCGGCGCGGCGACCGCCCGGCTGGTGCTGGACCGCGCGCCGTACCTCGTCCGCGCCGACGCGGAGTTGTCGAAGATCAGGAGCAGCGGGACGGCGAGCGCGATCGCGACCAACCCGTCCAGCCAGTAG
- a CDS encoding DUF126 domain-containing protein, with translation MILHGRTLHPGTATGTPIRLTAPLSFWGGTDSEGRIVDAHHPQCGALLTGRILLMESGRGSSSTSSVLAEQIRAHTAPAAIILSRPDPIIPLGALIAAELYNLHLPIVVAPYDALPEATLLHVEATPTHATITWSTFTP, from the coding sequence ATGATCCTCCACGGCCGCACCCTGCACCCCGGAACCGCCACCGGTACGCCGATCCGTCTGACGGCGCCGCTGTCCTTCTGGGGCGGCACCGACAGCGAAGGCCGGATCGTCGACGCGCACCACCCGCAGTGCGGCGCGCTCCTCACCGGCCGCATCCTGCTGATGGAGTCCGGCCGCGGCTCCAGCTCCACCTCCAGCGTCCTCGCCGAACAGATCCGCGCCCACACGGCCCCCGCCGCGATCATCCTGTCCCGCCCCGACCCGATCATCCCCCTCGGCGCCCTCATCGCCGCCGAGCTCTACAACCTCCACCTCCCGATCGTCGTCGCGCCGTACGACGCCCTCCCGGAAGCCACCCTGCTGCACGTGGAAGCTACCCCGACCCACGCAACCATCACATGGTCTACATTCACGCCGTGA
- a CDS encoding fibronectin type III domain-containing protein, whose amino-acid sequence MSLRRRTAAVLAAAALVSTAAVTAVNAVPADAVQSAPVPPAYPQVAAKPYMGWSSWSLQSTNYPGVNPDGPGSFINEKNILTQANALATKLKPYGYEYLNIDAGWQDGGDEYGRPVANLKRFPRGMKAVGDDLHKLGLKFGIYTVVGLGTDVYRDGTTPIYDAPGCFTRDIVYPDLRKTNGWDSAYKINYASPCAQKYADSIARLFADWGVDFIKMDGVGPGSWKGAPDDPNHNNTEDVEAWWRAVQNSGRPMMYTLSWSLSHRYADVWKQNSNGWRIDTDVECYCDTIVTWNSSVRSRWWDLPQWIDDAGPGHWNNLDAVNVGVGAMDGLTDAERQSYMTFWAINSAPLFAGDDLTKLDAYGLKLLTNREVIAINQSGNPARPLNQDQLQQVWYAQNADGSTTVALFNLADSPATVTGRFDQLGIGGTATVRDIWANQNTRNVSGAVSAQLPAHGSKLYKVTPNRYEPVSIPADVTATDVSRTTVSLTWRPSAGATSYQVFANGKQVASSTKPGAVVTGLLPQTQYAFTVKGVKGGRTSDASAAATLHTSGAGGPVRYEAEAPTSTRTGDASVADCRLCSGGAKIGNIGYSSTVTLNGITVPKTGTYLVKIAYTDGDTSRQSMLTVNGRDSYWVNYHGLGDNDWGTPQVTYLPMKLTAGSNSIQVSNPNGYIADIDWITV is encoded by the coding sequence ATGTCCTTGAGACGCCGTACCGCAGCCGTCCTGGCCGCCGCCGCCCTGGTGTCGACGGCAGCCGTGACCGCTGTCAACGCTGTCCCGGCCGACGCAGTCCAGAGTGCGCCGGTCCCGCCCGCCTACCCGCAGGTCGCCGCCAAGCCCTACATGGGCTGGAGCAGCTGGAGCCTGCAGTCCACCAACTACCCGGGCGTCAACCCCGACGGTCCCGGCAGCTTCATCAACGAGAAGAACATCCTCACCCAGGCCAACGCCCTCGCCACCAAGCTGAAGCCGTACGGGTACGAGTACCTCAACATCGACGCCGGCTGGCAGGACGGCGGCGACGAGTACGGCCGCCCGGTCGCGAACCTGAAACGGTTCCCGCGCGGCATGAAAGCCGTGGGCGACGACCTGCACAAGCTCGGGCTGAAGTTCGGCATCTACACGGTCGTCGGGCTCGGCACCGACGTGTACCGCGACGGCACCACCCCGATCTACGACGCCCCGGGCTGCTTCACCCGCGACATCGTGTACCCCGATCTGCGCAAGACGAACGGCTGGGACTCGGCGTACAAGATCAACTACGCGAGCCCGTGCGCGCAGAAGTACGCCGACTCGATCGCCAGACTCTTTGCTGACTGGGGTGTGGACTTCATCAAGATGGACGGCGTCGGCCCGGGCTCCTGGAAGGGCGCGCCCGACGACCCGAACCACAACAACACCGAGGACGTCGAGGCCTGGTGGCGCGCCGTACAGAACTCCGGCCGCCCGATGATGTACACGCTGTCCTGGTCGCTCAGCCACCGGTACGCCGACGTGTGGAAGCAGAACTCCAACGGCTGGCGGATCGACACCGACGTCGAGTGCTACTGCGACACGATCGTCACCTGGAACAGCTCGGTGAGGTCCCGCTGGTGGGACCTGCCGCAGTGGATCGACGACGCCGGCCCGGGGCACTGGAACAACCTCGACGCGGTCAACGTCGGTGTCGGCGCGATGGACGGCCTGACCGACGCCGAACGCCAGTCGTACATGACGTTCTGGGCGATCAACTCCGCGCCGCTGTTCGCCGGTGACGACCTGACCAAGCTGGACGCGTACGGCCTGAAGCTGCTGACGAACCGCGAGGTCATCGCGATCAACCAGTCCGGCAACCCGGCCCGCCCGCTGAACCAGGACCAGCTGCAGCAGGTCTGGTACGCGCAGAACGCCGACGGCAGTACGACGGTCGCGCTGTTCAACCTGGCCGACTCGCCCGCGACCGTGACGGGTCGCTTCGACCAGCTCGGCATCGGCGGCACCGCGACCGTCCGCGACATCTGGGCGAACCAGAACACCCGCAACGTGTCCGGCGCGGTCAGCGCGCAGCTGCCCGCCCACGGGTCGAAGCTGTACAAGGTCACCCCGAACCGGTACGAGCCGGTGAGCATCCCCGCCGACGTGACCGCGACGGACGTCAGCCGTACGACGGTCTCCCTGACGTGGCGGCCGAGCGCGGGCGCGACGTCGTACCAGGTGTTTGCCAACGGCAAGCAGGTGGCGAGCAGCACGAAGCCGGGCGCCGTGGTCACCGGGCTGCTGCCGCAGACGCAGTACGCCTTCACGGTCAAGGGTGTGAAGGGCGGCCGTACGTCGGACGCGAGCGCGGCGGCGACGCTCCACACCTCAGGCGCCGGCGGACCGGTGCGGTACGAGGCGGAGGCGCCGACCAGCACGCGGACCGGGGATGCGAGCGTGGCCGACTGCCGGCTGTGTTCGGGCGGCGCGAAGATCGGCAACATCGGGTACTCATCGACGGTCACGCTGAACGGCATCACCGTGCCGAAGACCGGCACGTACCTGGTGAAGATCGCCTACACCGACGGCGACACGAGCCGGCAGAGCATGCTGACCGTCAACGGCCGTGACAGCTACTGGGTGAACTACCACGGCCTCGGCGACAACGACTGGGGTACGCCGCAGGTCACCTACCTCCCGATGAAGCTGACCGCGGGCAGCAACTCGATCCAGGTCAGCAACCCGAACGGCTACATCGCCGACATCGACTGGATCACCGTCTAG
- a CDS encoding SDR family oxidoreductase: MDLQLSGKTAVVTGASKGIGLACVEALAREGAEVTGISRDTGNLVKAQEALAAKELGFRAEAVDLTDPEATRAAFERIGVPDILINCAGAARRTPVDELDSTALHAAMDAKYFTYMHATEAVIRGMAERGSGAVVNIVGQGGRAANPLHIGGGAANAALMLASVGYAKAYAGQGVRVNVINPGMTRTGRVDEGLEAAVRATGRPKDELLAEMTREIPMGRAGEPYEVANVAVFLASPLASYVTASIITMDGATTAGI; the protein is encoded by the coding sequence GTGGACCTGCAACTCTCGGGCAAGACCGCGGTGGTCACCGGTGCCAGCAAGGGCATCGGGCTCGCGTGTGTCGAGGCGCTGGCGCGGGAGGGCGCCGAGGTGACCGGCATCTCCCGGGACACCGGCAACCTGGTGAAGGCCCAGGAGGCGCTGGCGGCCAAGGAGCTCGGCTTCCGGGCGGAGGCGGTCGACCTCACCGACCCCGAGGCGACCAGGGCGGCGTTCGAGCGGATCGGCGTACCGGACATCCTGATCAACTGTGCGGGCGCGGCCCGGCGGACGCCGGTCGACGAGCTGGACAGTACGGCGCTGCACGCGGCGATGGACGCTAAGTACTTCACGTACATGCACGCGACCGAAGCCGTCATCCGCGGCATGGCGGAGCGCGGCAGCGGAGCGGTGGTGAACATCGTCGGCCAGGGCGGCCGCGCGGCGAACCCGTTGCACATCGGCGGTGGCGCGGCGAACGCGGCGCTGATGCTCGCGTCGGTCGGGTACGCGAAGGCCTACGCGGGCCAGGGCGTGCGGGTGAACGTGATCAACCCGGGCATGACCCGCACCGGCCGCGTCGACGAAGGGCTCGAGGCCGCGGTCCGGGCGACCGGCCGGCCGAAGGACGAACTGCTGGCGGAGATGACCAGGGAGATCCCGATGGGCCGCGCCGGCGAACCGTACGAGGTCGCGAACGTCGCGGTCTTCCTGGCCTCCCCGCTGGCGAGCTACGTGACCGCTTCGATCATCACGATGGACGGCGCGACGACCGCGGGCATCTGA
- a CDS encoding aconitase X catalytic domain-containing protein, with product MPTLHLTAEENAMLGGREGAGVALAMRVIAGQARISDAPRLVEITSAHVDSCLYHGQVSLDFVHRLAELGARVRVPTTLNVGSTDLVHPSLVRDRELAAAGQELMTAYAGLGCTPTFTCAPYQLPGRPGLGEHVAWAESNAIVFANSVLGARTDRYGDFLDICAAITGRAPYAGLQTPEARRGTVVFDCRPLGSFLHSELAYPLLGHHIGSVVGDGIPVLVGIPREVSEDELKAFGAAAASAGGVALFHAVGVTPEAPSSVHGLPVRVVDLETLQRVRRALSSSASQLDAISVGTPHASYDECVRLAELLAGPPVRLPFYLSTARATRDRLADNGVLRVLEAAGITVVVDTCTYVTAILSPTWKHVMTNSGKWAHYAPGNINVTAVLGTLEECVASARAGRVVLDA from the coding sequence ATGCCGACTCTCCACCTGACCGCCGAGGAGAACGCGATGCTCGGCGGTCGGGAAGGAGCGGGTGTCGCGCTCGCGATGCGGGTGATCGCGGGTCAGGCGCGGATCTCGGACGCGCCGCGGCTCGTCGAGATCACCTCCGCGCACGTCGACTCGTGCCTGTACCACGGCCAGGTCAGCCTCGACTTCGTGCACCGCCTCGCCGAGCTGGGCGCGCGCGTCCGGGTGCCGACCACGCTGAACGTCGGCTCGACGGACCTCGTGCACCCGTCGCTGGTGCGCGACCGTGAGCTCGCCGCGGCGGGGCAGGAGCTGATGACGGCGTACGCCGGTCTCGGTTGTACGCCGACGTTCACTTGTGCGCCGTACCAGCTCCCGGGCCGGCCGGGGCTCGGCGAGCATGTCGCGTGGGCGGAGTCGAACGCGATCGTGTTCGCGAACTCGGTGCTCGGCGCCCGGACGGACCGGTACGGCGACTTCCTCGACATCTGCGCGGCGATCACCGGACGGGCGCCGTACGCCGGGTTGCAGACGCCCGAGGCGCGGCGCGGGACCGTGGTCTTCGACTGCCGGCCGCTCGGTTCGTTCCTGCACAGCGAGTTGGCGTATCCGTTGCTCGGGCATCACATCGGGTCGGTCGTCGGGGACGGGATCCCTGTGCTGGTAGGGATTCCGCGCGAGGTGAGCGAGGACGAGCTGAAGGCGTTCGGCGCGGCCGCGGCGTCGGCCGGGGGAGTGGCGCTGTTCCACGCGGTCGGCGTCACACCGGAGGCGCCGTCGTCGGTCCACGGGCTGCCGGTGCGGGTGGTGGACCTCGAGACGCTGCAGCGGGTGCGCCGCGCGTTGTCGTCGTCCGCGTCGCAACTCGATGCGATCAGCGTCGGTACGCCACATGCGTCGTACGACGAATGTGTCCGGCTGGCCGAGCTCCTCGCGGGGCCGCCGGTGAGGTTGCCGTTCTACCTGTCGACAGCGCGCGCGACGCGGGATCGCCTGGCGGACAACGGCGTACTGCGGGTCCTGGAAGCCGCGGGCATCACGGTTGTCGTCGACACGTGCACGTACGTGACCGCGATCCTCTCGCCCACGTGGAAACACGTGATGACCAACTCCGGCAAATGGGCGCACTACGCACCCGGCAACATCAACGTCACCGCGGTCCTCGGCACCCTCGAGGAATGCGTAGCCTCCGCCCGCGCCGGACGAGTGGTCCTCGACGCATGA
- a CDS encoding MFS transporter yields MVDVFIRWTRLRAVLHNGWWLVTSVYLVVDAGLSPAELVLVGSVQSAFALVFEVPAGVVADTISRKWSLVLSQVLMGTAMIATGLVESFPALLATQVLWGVSWTFASGSDVALITDELDRPGEINLVLARAARAQLTGAATGLVVLGGLAWATRRDVTIVVAGAAMLSLALYVAFRFTEHNFVPTRSARWSASWSTFRRGVTLVRRSRAILLIFAATFLVNGASDAAGRLTPKQLLDLGLPTAPDPIVWFTALGVLGLLVGAVVLRLVTQRINGSHTATDYALAALAGVLSMLLLAFARDPALGAAAVVLLNGIVTPLTRVISTIWLNTRTTPDIRATTHAFLAQLEYLGEITCGAVISAIARLTTVSLALTACAALFAVTAVLMRQLTSDEATG; encoded by the coding sequence ATGGTCGACGTCTTCATCCGATGGACGCGGCTGCGGGCGGTGCTGCACAACGGCTGGTGGCTGGTGACCAGCGTCTATCTGGTCGTCGACGCCGGTCTCTCCCCCGCCGAGCTCGTCCTCGTCGGGTCCGTGCAGAGCGCGTTCGCACTCGTCTTCGAGGTACCGGCCGGCGTCGTCGCCGACACCATCAGCCGCAAGTGGTCGCTGGTGCTCTCCCAGGTGCTGATGGGTACGGCGATGATCGCGACCGGGCTCGTCGAGTCGTTCCCCGCACTGCTGGCCACGCAGGTGTTGTGGGGCGTCTCGTGGACCTTCGCGAGCGGCTCGGACGTCGCGCTGATCACCGACGAACTGGACCGGCCCGGCGAGATCAATCTCGTGCTCGCGCGCGCCGCCCGGGCCCAGCTGACCGGTGCCGCGACCGGGCTCGTCGTCCTCGGCGGACTGGCCTGGGCGACCCGGCGCGATGTCACGATCGTGGTCGCAGGCGCCGCGATGCTGTCCCTCGCGCTCTACGTCGCGTTCCGCTTCACCGAGCACAACTTCGTGCCGACCCGGTCCGCGCGCTGGTCGGCGTCCTGGAGCACGTTCCGCCGCGGCGTCACGCTGGTACGGCGCAGTCGCGCGATCCTGCTGATCTTCGCGGCGACGTTCCTCGTGAACGGCGCCTCGGACGCCGCCGGGCGGCTCACCCCGAAGCAACTCCTCGACCTCGGCCTGCCGACAGCACCGGACCCGATCGTCTGGTTCACCGCACTCGGCGTACTCGGCCTGCTCGTCGGCGCCGTCGTACTACGGCTGGTCACGCAACGGATCAACGGCTCCCACACCGCCACGGACTACGCGCTGGCCGCTCTCGCGGGAGTGCTCAGCATGCTGCTGCTCGCCTTCGCCCGCGATCCGGCGCTCGGCGCGGCAGCAGTCGTCCTGCTGAACGGCATCGTCACACCCCTAACCCGCGTGATCAGCACGATCTGGCTCAACACCCGCACAACCCCAGACATCCGCGCCACCACGCACGCTTTCCTAGCCCAACTCGAATACCTGGGCGAAATCACCTGCGGCGCCGTCATCTCCGCGATCGCCCGGCTGACCACGGTCTCCCTCGCCCTCACCGCGTGCGCGGCTCTCTTCGCCGTCACCGCCGTACTGATGCGTCAGCTGACGAGTGACGAGGCGACGGGGTAG